The genomic DNA TTGTTCCCAGTGTGTCTGAAGATGAGCTAAAGGAAAAACAGAGAGCAGACCCTGCAATACGAGAAGTTATACATCAGTTAGAATCTGGAGACACTTCGCCACCAACAGTGAGAAAAAGAGTTACCAGAGTTTCCATTTCTGTTGCGTGAGTGGAAGAAGTTAGAGCTGAAAAATGGGATTCTTTATAGAAAGAGAACCATTGGTGAAGAAATTCAGTATCAGTTGGTCCTTCCAGATGAGTTCAGAAATGTGGTTCTGAAGAGTCTACATGATGATATGGGACATCTAGGATTAGATCGAACCCTGGATCTTGCCAGAACTCGGTTCTATTGGCCCAAAATGGCAAACGATATTGAACACAAGATAAAGACTTGCAGTCGATGTGTGTGTCGCAAAGCTTTACCAGAAAGAGCTGCTCCATTAGTTAACATCCAAGTCTCCAGACCACTCGAATTAGTCTGTATGGACTTCCTTTCGTTGGAGCCTGATTCCAGCAACACAAAGGACATCCTGGTAATTACTGATTTCTTCACAAAATATGCGGTAGCCATTCCTACTCAAAACCAGAAAGCCAGGACTGTAGCAAAGTGTCTCTGGGAGAATTTCATTGTTCACTATGGTATTCCTGAAAGATTACACAGTGATCAAGGCCCAGATTTTGAATCTAAAACTATTAAAGAGCTGTGTGAAATTTCTGGGATTCATAAGGTTCGAACTACACCATATCACCCAAGAGGAAATCCTGTTGAACGGTTTAACCGTACACTCTTAAGCATGCTTGGTACCCTTAAGGACCATGAAAAGAGACATTGGCGTGATTTTGTCAAGCCAGTTGTACACGCCTACAATTGTACAAAGCATGAAACAACTGGATTTACACCATATGAATTGATGTTTGGGCGTCAGCCTAGATTGCCAGTAGACCTTGCCTTCAATGTACCTATGAGACAGAGTCATCAAAAATCTCATTCTGAGTATGTCCAAACTCTCAAAACACATCTTCAGGAGAGTTACCAGCTAGCTAGAAGAAATGCTGCCAAAACAGCttacagaaacaagcagagataTGACAAAAGAGTATCAGAATCTGTTTTGGAGATTGGTGATCGTGTCCTGGTCAGAAATGTGAAGTTGAGAGGTAAACACAAACTGGCCGATAAGTGGGAGTCTGTGGTGTATATCGTTGTAAGTCGTGCCGGGGAACTCCCTGTCTACTCTGTCAAACCTGAAAACAAAGACGGTCCCTTACGAACTTTACACAGAGACCTCCTGTTGCCATGTGGTTTTTTGTCACCTGTCGAAGAGAGTCACCCTGAGTCTAAACTGCGTAAACGGCCAGCAACGCGACAAAACCCAGAGGTAAACAACCAAGGAGATCAAGAGAGTTATCTGAGCGATGATGATGAGGAATGGTTGACACATATTGCTGGACAACCTCAAATGACAGACACTATAAAATTCCTACAGGAGTATGATGTGGTGAGATATCCAAAGGACCCACCTCTTGCACCTACTGACTCTGCAGAATCAATTCCTATCCACCTAGGAGATAATCTTAATGACACATCTTGTAACACACAATCTGAAAACTTGCCTGAGGTAGCAAACGTGCAACAAAGAGAATACTTACCTTCTGGACAACCTGAAAAGGAAAATGTCAGAAAAGTCAGTCATTTACCTGAACTGAGTCCAGAACAACAACAGCTTTCATCTGAAATCTGTATGGAGACACAATTTGAAACCGATACAACTAGTGTCATTGCAAACGTAACTGATCCTCTGGTGGACACCAGTGCAGTTCAACCCAATGAGTCAAATGAACCTGAGGAAGAAATAACTCTGCGTGAGTGTGGACAAGATGAAAATCAGATAAATGTTCCAAGAAGATCTCAAAGAGTTAAAGAGAAAGCAAAAAGGTTCACTTACCCTGAGTTGGGAAATCCTTTAGTTACAATCATTCATTCCCTTTTCCAAGGTTTGAATTTGGCCTTCACAAACTCACTCACAGAGCAGATTAGTGACCCTGAGTTCCCTCAATCTATAACAGTACAGCCAGTCAGTGTCATGCAAAGGGACTTGCATGGGTTTAACGGGGGAGGGTGTAACCCAggttagaaatataaaaacacaacctcaaaagaaaaagagagaatcttaaaattacattctgttacttaactaaccaatttaaatgtttaaaacgctgtttaatgtgaggaggaaaaaaagaacacGGCCCCTTTAAGAAAAACGCATGTGCTgaatagggaagagagagaacGTGCTAATTGAGATTGAGATGAAGAGACGAGAGGTGACGCTGACAGTGATCGGTCgagtaaagaaaaataactttgactttaagattgtaaaagtaaatgtaaattgttCTGAGGTGCTACATTGGCGAAATCTTTTCCATTTACATCTCTGAGATTGACTTGGATTATATTTGCGTTTGTGAGTTTGAGACCAAACGGATTTGGACAGGTTTTTTTCCCTTTGAAGACATCTGAAATTTGATTTCAACAAGATGGCGAGCCACCCAACAAACCACTGAGGAGAACAGAGACTGTTGCTATATATCAGCGACCTGTAAAGGAAAGCAAATTCACCTGGGTATTCTCCATCCTGGTAGGACTGTAAAGACTGCTATATTTTCCTTTCTGCAGACAGCAGTTGGACTGAGTGACTGACTGTAACCAGAATTGTGCGTACAGAATTGTGAAACCAACTTTGagaattttgtaacttttgtgcattttcttatttatttatttttttcccttcttgaatgttgagtttggttatctatcatttgtgttagaacaaagaaaaaggtTACTTTGAAGCAGTCTAAATAATACTGCATAACAGAAACCACTGAATAAGAAAAGAACCAAACTTAAATTGATTAGGCctaaaagcaaacataaaaactttattaGATCTGAACTAAATAGGATAAAACAACTAGGTGAACAAAACTAGTTAAATTAGCGCTAATAGAAGGAAACCTatagaaaaaaaaggtaaacattcatttgatatattgttttatttttatattgtttttcctTTTATACTGTGgatggtcatttatttattttctttgtattgtGAGTGAAGTGAGGTTTACAAGTGCACTGTTTGTCAATATAAGCCGGCAGTTATTCAAACACATTTAGTGGTCTGTGTGAGTTTATTTACTGCTCCTCTGAATCTAGATACTGGTCCAGCATACCTCAACCTGAGGGTGACATAAGTGTTACATTAGGCTATAATAATCCACATGCATTAGACGCGTGAGTGTTTTTTTACTCATAGTCACCCTCCTATTTTTAACAGCGCCTAAGATGACTATATTTGTCAGACATTGCGTTAGTTGTTGCTAACATTTCCGAAGCATTGTTTAGATGAAGCCAAAACCTTAACAGCTCAGACTTGCGTCCCATACACGAGTAAACGTATATAACGTAGCGTAATTGTTTGATTTGATAACctgttcttgttgttgttgtttgatcgTCCATTTATTGGGCTTCTCGGCATAACTTAATCTAATTATTTCGTGCATTCGCGCGTAACATAATGATGTCACTAAAGACCCAATCATTTAATCTAACGCCCTTCAGGAAAGTAGTCCTACAATGACATTACCGCCATTAGTGAGGGCGTTTCGTTTTACTTAAAAACATCCTCAGTGCAGGCTATGTAATTAATATGTATGGAAAGCCGATTTAACATTTAGTCTTTAAACCGTATCTATTTTCATGCTACGAgtactttttttttagatagcCTACTAAAAAAACGGTAAGGGTAGGGTTAAGGTTAGGATAAAGGTTCTTTTCCATGAAGTAGCCTACTAGTACATTTAGTTCATTTAttcactaatttatttatttattgagctactgtgcttattctttaggtactagtgcttattttttaggtactagtgtcttttgtaaagttactagtacttattcattagctactagttcttatttattaaatggtACTTTAACATTACCGTcttcagccgcgagagggcgctctatgctgccagagatggtGCTCAgcgctcctgtagtctacaccgagcagcatagagcgccctctcgcggctgaagacggtaatgttttctcttggtctttggttctaaataaatgcaatttatagtccagtgcgacttatatatgttgttttcctcgtcatgacgtatttttggactgatgtgacttatacttaggtgcgacttatagtccgaaaaatacagtatatattattttcctttttttcctccagtaaaaacaaTACATATCATATCAGGGCTgtacattaaatgttttggatataGCCCTGGCACTACAAacaatgaatgtttttacattaatgttcagTACAGTGCACACAAAATCCAAATCTTATGGTTTTCAGACAAACATTTATGTGGAAAAAAGGCCCAaaattatcaattaaaataataatagtaataaacagGTTTGCTGTTCTTGTAGGGCTGCAAAATTTAgtcaaaaatgcagtttttatcaATATAACTAACAATGATTATagttaatatttctaaataaaaacattaaaatatggaATATTACTTttctaataacattattttactatacaaaactgtgtatttaataataaacataaaaataaatatagttacaagtaaaataaaaaaaaatcaaacttctTTAAACTGGAGAAAAACATATTAGCAAATGTTTACCTCaaagtttttcattattttagctatttttaccCAAATAAGGGTTTTGTGAGCAATAATGAGTACTCAGTTGTATTATCTTTTTCATTCATACTTTCATGGCCTGAGTGTGCCTTCGCACAGAAACTCCACATGTGAGACGACTCAATGATGATGTTCCAGAATTTCGCTTTTATCGACAAAAACGTTCAGCTTTAGCTGTAGATGAATAGACGTTTGACTAGTGAAACATGAAGAAAATAAACAATGACTGGTTTTATCTGTACTCTTTAAGCCATCTCTGGTATTTTTATAAGAATAACGTATAATTTAAATGCAATGCTAATCGACATAGTCTTCATTTCTGTATAAAATAAGATAAAGCGGCATACTGTCTTCCTGATTCTGAAGGTCTTTTTAAATGAAGATAtcatttaaaaagatatttttaaatgaagataTCTCCAAATGAACAGGGAGTTGTAGTCATTCTGTTATTGATATCATCTTTTCATTTCTGACTAGTAATTATTGCAATAGTGACTAgtatctatttaaatattattagtaaGCATTAATtcgatactagtacttatttattagatacTGGTACTAATTAATTAGATGCTATTAATGATTTAATAGATACTAATAATTATTCATTAGGTAcaagtacttatttattagacaCTAGTATCTTTTGTAATTACTTCTAGTAACAATTCTTATCTTACTAGTCAGATCTTTTTTTACTTGTCTTATGTAACGACTTGTCCAAATGGCTACAGTAgagttttacactttttttacactacattttttttttttttttttttttttttacaatttttaaataagtaCTAATCTCTCATAAATGTGAACTTggtatttaaaaataagtacaagtatttaattaatacatacTAGTGTGTATATAATAGGTACTAGTGTATAATGAATCAGTACTATAGTAGGATCGAAAAAAACATGTACCAGTACCTAACTGTAAACAAACTTACTACTAGTAAACAAAAATGAAGTACTCGTCAATAGTTGAATATATACTAGTCAAAACGCATTGAGGAATCTCCATAGAAGTCAatggcaaaaatgtaaaatttgttaaCAACATAATAATTATGTCACTATtgaaataagtactagtatctaatgaataagtactagtacttaataaagaagtactagtatctaattaaTACATTctagtaactttacaaaagacactagtACCTAAATAATAAGCACTTGTAACTAAAGAATAATCACTAGTAGTTATTGAGTATGTAAAATACTAaatggaaaagatactagtaTCTAAAACATAAGTACTAGTAACATTAAATTAGATACtagtaggggtgtgacggttagtatataaccgtgagaccggcggttatagttgaacaccgtcattagaactctataaccgccaaaaccgtgtcattaaaatatttttttacaaacattttttagcaaaaattattttcattttttagataggatcataagatgcgcagtatattgggagacatggttttttccacttaatgaagttttcttaaaaacgaatttcgttttgtacaaatcttatcttaattttaataaatgtttcatcaaccaattgcatgtattttaataaataaaaagctaatatagcagacaatgataaccgtgacatggaagcaccagcgcgccgcgttcacttgcactgccctgtgaactagagcgcatctcatcggaaatgaaactcagcgtaggcctatgcctcattagcattaaatatatttgctgcatcctttctagaacagacaatggcttttttttgcggctcgcatcagcaaagcattgcatcgccatagaccgcaaaataatcagcggatggcgggcgggtgcggctttgaaatttgctctatgatttccacgaagcagaaaacgaggacggaatctcgaaatccagtcatgaaaatgaaagttgcattttaatctggacagtcatggaatttgccaaagttagcataaaataatcaaatcaaatctccatatggaccagtatttgtaaatgttaagccgcaaaagttgtttaaactataaatccgtgttctgcgcatctctgtgtgaattaatgaatggcagagacgtgcaggtttgtttactacatagactgaagcgcatgacgcttgcattaatttcagcatctgagcttcagagttctctctccatcaagcgatctgaacttttcagttcatctcaatggacgcacagcgcacctgtatttgatgctctgttaactctttgtgaaggcgcatgactcaccgtcactttataactgatagcgctgtttctcacacatgcaaagagagagagagcgagagtcttaccacgcttaaacaacatgctatatgtaaactattctttgttgtcttctactgtcaaaataatggagttcatttagaattattcatattcattttcgaacaagcagaagacataccagtttctccggtagtgggcggagctaatgcgcaaatggcaatggctttttttgcagctcgcatcagcaaagcattgcatcggatggcgggcgggtgcagctttgaaatttgctcaaaaaacgttggcgcggatgatttgtgttttgtgaagttttgtgacagatctccttaataaacggaggtctgaaatctctgcctctttaccgatcagagcgcacgctgacacggagttaacccgctatctccaagaacaaccccCATCcaccccccgacggttatgttataaaccgtcacatttgactcacgtcctaaccgtcatcaccaattctgaaaccggcacacccctagatACTAGTAGGGTTtatagaataaatgttaaaacggcTTTCCATAAATATGCACCATATAAACTGGACTATACTTGCATGTTTTCTAATGATCGCATAAAGCATGAATTGCAGTTGAACTATGGGCAAGTGGCTTGCAGAGGAATGCTGTTATTGCGCATTTTGACGAAGTTTTGTAGATTGCCTGGGGTGGTGTAACACTTGATAACACTTGAAAAGATTAAAAACCATCCATCAGACGACAGAGGGTGTGTAATAGATGGCGTACAACAGGTTTTTCTGCAAAGGTTTGATCATGCTGATAAATTAGAGACTTTAGAAATGCATGTATCAAATATGAAATGATAGTCTGCATTAGTTTAATATCACCTAGTATTACTTTTGTTTGGATGagcacagaaacaaaataataatcagcAGATAAGCTGAATAAGGTGTTTAGATGACCCATAATTCTGATTTATGCAGGCCTATGTCAACATGTTTTCTGTCCTGTATTCCCCCAGCTGTTGGGCTAAAGCAACCCAAATGGCTTTCTTTTACCCAGTGTTTTTAGAACGTGGAATACAAAATGTTTAGATGAACCTGAATTCTGATTAATGCAAGCATATGGCagctgatttattaattttttttagaaacaagCATATTGGCTTAATCTGTTTAAGACAATGACGttgatgttttaatgtaatctgtTTTCAGAGTCTATCTGCAGTACTGATAGATCTTTTCCCAGACAGATGCTGAGAATTTGGACCCTCCTTGCAACTGCTATTTGTGCAGGTATTAAAACATTTGCTTATTAACCATACTAAACATGCACAAGAATAACAGGGCTAGTTGAATCatgtgttaatttaaataaataggctacacatgaTGCCAACTGCCAGTTCAAAAGTACTCCTGCTTATCTGGCCACTCTAAAGAAAATTTCTCCCTCAGTGCCAGTCTCTGCAATATCTCAGAGGCTTATAATCCATGGCAATCAGTTGACTCTGGATCTTCCTGAGAGGACAAAGAGGTTGGAGTTTGTTAGTGCTGATGAGAGTGAAGCATATACTATCTGGGAACACAAAACCTTTTCTTTCCTGCCAAGTAAACCCAGTAAAGGCGAAGTGAGCAGCTCGAATAAGGACTGGAAGTTCAGAATCAGACATGTTACGTTTGACGATGAGGGAAGCTACACCTTGTACAATTACTTTGATTCAACCATCTCCAGTTATATAGTGAAGGTCAAGAGTGAGTAGTAATTGAAACCTCTTTCTCAGAATAATATCTCTGTGACTGCCCACTTATCCTCACTATCTGTCCTTCTCTCCTTCACAGCCAGCAGAGAAATCATTGATCGTATCGCAGGTGAAACTCTGAGCATATCTCTGGCAGGACTCAAGCAGAGTGATGCCACACTGCACTTTCACAGCAATTATTCATCTCTCCTCCTGGTGGAGAATGGAGTTCCTGTGGGACGGGACTACCCAGACTACTTAAACCGACTTAAAGTGAACCGCGAAACCATTCAGATTCTCAATGTAAATGTATCAGATTTAGGAAGATATGAGCTCACTGATCACAAAGGAAGACTTGTCTCAAACAGTACAATGATACTAGTGGGTAAGaaaatacaatcaaaatattattttatttttttaaatgacagtttaaattgatccaaatgcatttgtaatgttacaaagcaTTTCTATTTGTCATAACAGCCGTGATCTGTATGTTAATGTAGTTCTGACATCCCATTGTCTGAGAAGGTTTTCAGTGTCCCACACCCGCTTCCGTTCTACAATTGGTCACCATTTGCTCAGGATATGATCATTCTAATAGCGCAGAAACAACATAACTGTTGACTTTAATATTCTCTATCATAATTAATCAATTTTGGGAAATGAGCATGATCAAACATCTATTGTGAAGTGGAATCTGGGTCGGGCCAGACTGTGCTTTCTTAcatatttcagataaataaatcatgttctgtctataacaataacaattagaaatgtttcttgagcatcaaatcaacatattagaatgatttctgaaatccATGTGAAAATGAAGACTGGTGTAATTCCTGCTAAAAATTTCACTTTGCcatcacaaaataaattacattttaaaatgtattaaaataaaaataaaaaaatatatattttacgatataactgtttttacagcatttttcataaagaaatgcagccttggtgagcataagagacagcttgcaaaacaataaaaaaatcttactgaccctaaatgtttgaatggtagtgtattttcaaataaaaggTTTGCATGTATACGATTAGCTGATTTTATTATAGAGAATTGGGTTTCATGCATTACTACATCTCTTAATGTCTGTTCTTCTCTCATCTCTCCAAATATCCTTGTAGATCACCATGACTATGCCCCTAATAAAGGTCTAATAGCTCTACTGCTGCTTGGGATTCCTGGAGGAATCTGCTTCTGCTGCAGAAAGAGAATCTGCAAAAGGTGCCGGACATCGAAATCATACACACAAACAAGGCAGTTCAACACCGAACCAGTGTCTATACCTTGCAGCAACATTGTGACTGTTCCTGAAGGTCCTGGAGACCCTGGCCAGGTGAAATAGGGTCTTTTTCTCTCCCTGCACTTTCCTGTCCATTCTCTACTATCctgtaaaaaaagacaaataaaatcagtaaacaacaacaacaaaaaaaaaacacttttgtaacAGAATCATGCTAAGCGACAAAATAATCTAGTGATTGTAGCTGGTGTACATTGTAATTACTAATAAGAGTTTGCTTTTTCTGACTAAAGGGCTACAACGCTGGTTATCCACCTCATCCAGATCAAGGTCAGATTCATTATCCTTATCCACCGGAGTCGGGTGGACACCCTGCTGTTCCTCCTAACCCTGTGAGTTCACATACACTGAGACTGACAGCAGATTCTTTTACCCAAAGTGACAAATAAGGAATGTTACAAAAAGTTCATCCTGTGGTGGCAGCAACTTTTGATACTTTTCAATACAAGTTCCAAATTGTTCAAATAGCTCTAGAATAGCATAATGGGAAAATAATGCAGGGTCAGAGACCTATTCTTTTAAAAGTTTGTTCGAGTGACATGATTTTGGAATGATTTTGTCGTGTGAGTTGCTGCAAAAGATGCAAGATGCGATAGCAACTAACAAAGGCATTCATCTaatgcatgtttacatagaaaaagtaTGTAAAAGCAAgcagtggaatgcaaaaacaTGTTCTGTCTGTGTGCACGGTGCCTAAGACCAGCATGAATTGTGGTTTGGTTTTTACCTGGTGCACAGCCTGGTGTATAGCCATGTAAAACTTAATTCCAAAATTcaggatttaaaaataaataaataaataaagcaagcagAGCAGTGAATACATGAACCAGTAAGTTTGTGTTCATCTATTTAAAGTTAAACTGTAAAAATCAGTCTTGTGCATGTTCTGTTTTAAGGGCTTTTATCCTGAGTATGTGCCTCAAAACCCTGTCTATCCTGCTGACTTTGGACCTGGACATCCCCCTGCTCAGCCGCCCCCGTGGAACGCTCCTCCGCCCCAGTATAACCCTTCTGCACCTATGGTACATCCAAAATCTTTGGCAAATCTCTTTTGTTTTCATCCTTTGCGTTACATTTATTTCTATGTGTTTATTTCTAATGTAATGAGTAAagataaaagcaatttaaaatgcattaatggtTCTAAAGGGAACAACACAGGGTTGTGTTTTGTCATAACACAATTGCAGTTCTACTAATATTTGTCTTTCTATCAATTTTTAATCAACGTATTTACTTAAGTGCTTGCATTAAAATAGCCATACAAattaatttagtcattatttatgcttgtttgtgtgtatatatttgtaaaacatGGAAGTATACATGTGTATAACATGatactgtgtgtgtcatcagaaCTATACACCAGCAATGAACAGTGCTCCTCCTGGACCCGAACCCACAGGGATGAATATGAATTTATTGCCACCAACTGCACCTCTGCTCACACCTCAGCCTGAGGTAACACCTAATCTTTTTCTACCCTTGACAGCCTGTTTAATCATTAAAATGGTCACATTAtagtatttattgtttattgttgccCATGAGTAAACTTTTCTTGGGCCATATTCtagtttttgcttttatttccaGTATAGTTTTTAACTGTCCAGGCCTACAGCAACAGCCTCTTCATgtgacattttgtcattttttaaaaacaaattgcagAAAATGTGGCACACATTGCTGAAAATGAAGGTTAAAAAAGTAAAGCTTTGTGCCTTTTGACACATTTCATATTCCCAatgtctctctgtctcacactctTACCTGTCTCTTCTAGTTGCAGCCGTCTGTCATGAGCAGCATTCCCACGGATATCCTTAACTCCAGTGACTCTGGTGTCCAGTTTGACATTAACAAAGGAAAGTCTTCTGGCAACAACTTCCTGTAGTTGCTCCAAAATCCTGAATAACCACTGTAAGGGATATAGAAGCAAACACTTAGCTGTTCATTAGACTCATACAAAATTCAAGccataaaaagaaaaaggaaagtaTTTGGTCTGAGAACTAATAGGACCTTAATTAAAACTACTACTTCAATAGTTTATGATGAGACATTATTTCAGGAACACAGTCTGGCTTAAGTTAAATAGAAGGatgttacaataataattatatatatagcaatagccaaaaatcgttgtatgggtcaaaattatctatttttattttatgccaaaaatcattagcatattaagtaaagatcatgttccatgtagATATTTATtatcgtaaatatataaaaactcttttgattagtaatatacattatatacaagaattcatttggacaactttaaaggcgattttctctatttagtatttttttgcaccctctgaTTCCAGATaatcaaatagttgtatcttgaacaaatattgtcctatcctaataaaccatacgtcaatggaaagcttatttatttagaaaaattgacacttaagttTGGGGTCAAGGGTCACATATTAACTACTGTACCTCAAATCCCTGTTAACCCTCTTTTCCAatgaaaaaaaagcttattttttctTATGTCTAAATGTTACTCTCTTGCTGCTCTTTagtagcagtaaaaaaaaaagctgttgaaTCATACCAATGAAAATATATTCCATAAATGTGACACTGACACACAAATGTTTGGACATACATGTGTGTTGGGTGTGTGTGAACCACTCCACAATGACACAAATCCACCTGCTCTTTAGTTTTTAATCCCCATTAAACCAAATCAGTCTCACTAGGCCTGTCCTATTGATTCTCTACGCTAAATGACATCACATTACTTTAACACCACCCTGTTTTGGCGGTTGTACGCTCTCCTccattttttgcatgtttgagcATGTATAATATCAACAATATCTGGTAAAGCAATctggttgttttgtatttaagTGTTAGACTGAACATAAAAGTCCTCATTTTCTCCCAACATCTGAGTTGCTGAGGACGCAGCGGACTACTTCTATTTTTGAAGGTAATGTGCATTAAAATCTAGCTAAAACATTTATGTCAGGGCAAGTCATTTCTATGTTGTTATTGTGCTTAGCATTGTAAAACTGTGTGCGTGTGTTATCAAAGTATTTTAATTGATCAGCGCATGCTCTACATGTATATGTTACGCCCTCTTCTGAAGACAGCTCATATGcagctcatttacatttaaagcttatttaaagtattttgagCTTACATTTTatagacacattctggggacaccaaagaccaatattacatcttgtaaaaaggagCATAATAGGTGCGCTTTAAAGTCACATGATATTTGGACTAATAAGTATTCACCCTCTGAATGGGCTTTCACTCATTGTTGA from Carassius auratus strain Wakin unplaced genomic scaffold, ASM336829v1 scaf_tig00216324, whole genome shotgun sequence includes the following:
- the LOC113097527 gene encoding uncharacterized protein LOC113097527 → MLRIWTLLATAICAVPVSAISQRLIIHGNQLTLDLPERTKRLEFVSADESEAYTIWEHKTFSFLPSKPSKGEVSSSNKDWKFRIRHVTFDDEGSYTLYNYFDSTISSYIVKVKTSREIIDRIAGETLSISLAGLKQSDATLHFHSNYSSLLLVENGVPVGRDYPDYLNRLKVNRETIQILNVNVSDLGRYELTDHKGRLVSNSTMILVDHHDYAPNKGLIALLLLGIPGGICFCCRKRICKRCRTSKSYTQTRQFNTEPVSIPCSNIVTVPEGPGDPGQGYNAGYPPHPDQGQIHYPYPPESGGHPAVPPNPGFYPEYVPQNPVYPADFGPGHPPAQPPPWNAPPPQYNPSAPMNYTPAMNSAPPGPEPTGMNMNLLPPTAPLLTPQPELQPSVMSSIPTDILNSSDSGVQFDINKGKSSGNNFL